From the genome of Tolypothrix sp. NIES-4075:
CGCGCTGCTTCACCAACGCACTGGCTCACCAATTACCAATTACCAATTGCCCATTCCCCACTTCTCAATCATTACCATAGGTAAAACTTCTCATCAGGTAGAGGAGGGGAAAAACCATCCAACGATATACTAGGCATGGGAATTAGCAACAAATCTTCAATCAAGCGTCAACAAGAGCAGAATTATTAATGGAAAAATTTACAAATATTAACTCAATTAATAGTTGTAAATGACAAAGACTCGATGACTTCAACAACGGAAAAATGAATCCAGGAATTGACCTCCAAGGAACTTTTATTAAATCCCTCATGGATTTGGGGCTACCATCCGGCACAGCCAAAGCAATTTGGATGCCCCTGCCGATGATATTGATGCTCATTGGGGCAACAGTTGGTGTGCTGGTTTGTGTTTGGTTAGAAAGAAAGATTTCCGCAGCGGCACAGCAGCGGATTGGACCTGAATACATAGGACCTTTAGGTTTATTGGCTCCTGTAGCTGATGGTCTAAAGCTGGTATTTAAAGAAGATGTTGTGCCCAGTCAAGCTGACCCCTGGCTGTTTACCCTCGGTCCAATCATCGTTGTGCTGCCAGTATTTCTGTCATATTTGATTGTGCCTTTTGGACAGAATATTCTGATTAGCAATATTGGCACAGGAGTCTTTTTGTGGATCGCTTTGTCTAGCATTCAGCCGATTGGCTTGCTGATGGCTGGTTACGCCTCAAATAATAAATACTCCCTCTTAGGGGGGTTGCGGGCAGCAGCGCAATCGATTAGTTATGAAATTCCGTTGGCATTATCGGTGTTAGCGATCGTCATGATGTCTAACAGCCTCAGTACCGTTGATATCGTCAATCAACAATCCGGTTACGGCATCTTGGGATGGAACATTTGGCGGCAACCAGTCGGTTTTATCATCTTTTGGATATCCGCTCTAGCCGAATGTGAAAGATTGCCCTTTGACTTACCCGAAGCCGAAGAAGAACTAGTAGCAGGTTATCAGACTGAATATTCTGGGATGAAATTCGCTCTGTTCTACCTAAGTTCTTATGTCAACCTGGTGCTTTCTGCCTTGCTAGTATCAGTTTTATACCTGGGTGGCTGGGATTTTCCCATTTCACTTAACTTGATTGCCAGTTGGGTCGGAGTTAGCGAAACTAATCCTGTATTGCAGATTATAGATGCCTCACTAGGCATCACCATGACTCTACTTAAGGCTTACTTCTTAGTCTTTCTCGCAATTCTGTTGCGCTGGACAGTGCCACGGGTTCGCATTGACCAATTGCTAGATTTAGGATGGAAATTCTTACTACCAATTGGGTTGGTTAACCTTCTATTAACCGCAGCCTTGAAACTAGTCTTTCCCGTTGCTTTTGGAGGCTAAACCAATTTTAGATTTTAGATTTTGGATTGATTCTCAAATCTAAAATCCCAAATCCAAAATCCAATTTTAGATTTTGGATTGATTCTCAAATCTAAAATCCAGTTTTAGATTTTGGATTGATTCTCAAATCTAAAATCCCAAATCCAAAATCCAAAATTGATAAGAGAGAGACACAAAATGTTAAAGTTCCTAAAACAAGTTGGTGATTACGCCAAAGAAACGGTACAAGCTGCTCGTTACATTGGTCAAGGTTTGTCTGTCACCTTTGACCACATGCAACGGCGTCCAGTAACCGTACAGTATCCTTACGAAAAACTGGTTCTTGGGGAGCGGTTTCGCGGTAGAATTCACTTTGAATTTGATAAGTGCATTGCTTGCGAAGTCTGTGTTCGTGTTTGTCCAATTAACTTGCCTGTAGTTGATTGGGAATACGACAAGGCAAGCAAAAAGAAAAAGCTCAACCACTACAGCATCGACTTTGGAGTTTGTATCTTCTGCGGTAACTGCGTGGAATATTGCCCGACTAACTGTTTATCGATGACAGAAGAGTATGAGCTTTCTACATACGATCGCCATGAATTGAACTTTGACAACGTGGCGCTAGGTCGTTTGCCTTACAAAGTTACAAATGACCCGATGGTAACACCGCTACGCGAACTGGTTTACCTACCAAAAGGCGTGATGGAACCCCACGGTTTGCCAGCCGATGCCAAGAGCGCCGGTGCCCGTCCAGAAGACTTAGTGGAACAGGAAAAATCATAATGTTAGTGGGAGCGTGGATAGTGGGAGCGTAGATAGTGGATAGTGGGAGCGTAGAACAACCAATAACGCTCCAACGCTCCAACGCTCCAAGCAACAACGCTCCAACTAACAACTAACAATCAACCGACAGAGGACAAAAAACAGTGAATCTAGCGGAAGGAGTACAAATTGTTTCCTTTGGCATACTGGCGGTGATGATGGTAGGGTCAGCGCTTGGTGTAGTGCTGTTCTCAAGCATTGTCTATTCTGCCTTTATGTTGGCAGGCGTGTTTATTAGCATTGCTGGCTTGTATCTGTTGCTTAATGGCGACTTCGTAGCCTCAGCACAATTGCTAGTTTACGTCGGTGCGGTGAACGTGCTGATTTTGTTTGCCATTATGTTGGTAAATAAACGGGAAGATTTTGTGGCGTTTCCCAATGCTTGGATACGTAAAGCACTAACGGGGGTAGTCAGTCTAGGATTGTTTGCCCTGTTGAGTACGATGGTCTTAGCGACACCTTGGAGTCACTCAACTCCTGTTGTTGGTGGTGAAAGTTCCATCGTTTTAATTGGTGAGCATTTCTTTAGTGACTTTTTGCTACCTTTTGAACTCGCTTCTATTTTGTTGCTAATGGCAATGGTGGGAGCAATTATTTTGGCGCGTCGCGAGTATTTACCAGAACCGATATCATCTGGATTGCCGCAAACGATTTTAACTTTACCAGAACGCCCCAGAGAACTAGTGTCGGCTGGTACTAGTACTGACTTAGATGGTACTGATACTTATCGTGGTGGTTCTCGTCGCGAATAATCAAAAAGGGGAATGGGGAATGAGGAATGGGGATTTTAAACAGGGGAAAAGGGAAAGGGGGAAAGGGGAAGGGAAAAATATTTCTTCTTTCTTTACCTTTTCCCTTTTCCCTTTTCCCTTTCCCCCTCTTAATATGCCCAATGCCCCATGCCCAATGCCCATTAACAACCAACAAACAAATTCATGCAACTCCAGTACTTTTTATTACTAGCAGCGGCTTTGTTCTGTATTGGCATCTTTGGCTTAATTACTAGCCGTAACGCCGTGCGGGTGCTGATGTCGATTGAGTTGATGCTAAATGCTGTTAATCTGAATTTAATGGCATTTTCCAACTTCCTAGACTCAACATTAATTAAAGGTCAGGTTTTCACAGTATTTGTGATTACCGTCGCGGCTGCTGAAGCGGCAGTTGGTTTAGCGATCGTGCTTGCCATTTATCGCAACCGCGATACTGTCGATATGGAGCAGTTTAATCTTCTGAAGTGGTGATATGAAGTGCAACTCAAGCAAGTAATCATTGCTTATAAAGCCAGAGACCCCCAAAGCAAACGCTGGGCTGAAATCTGTGCCAAGCAACTCGAAGACCGCCAATGCCACGTATTGATGGGACCCAGTGGACCAAAAGACAATCCTTATCCGGTGTTTTTGGCTTCTGTAGGGCAACCAATCGATCTGGCTGTGGTACTTGGCGGTGATGGTACTGTTTTAACTGGTGCAAGACATTTAGCCCCAGCTGGTATCCCAATTCTGGCAGTGAATGTGGGAGGTCATCTGGGGTTTTTAACTGAGTCGGTGGAAGAATTTCAGGATACAGAGAAGGTTTGGGATCGGCTGCTGGAGGATCGTTATGCTATCCAGCGGCGTATGATGCTACAAGCTGCGGTGTATGAAGGACATGGGACAAATATAGAACCTGTTACCGAACGCTACCTGGCTTTGAATGATATGAGTATCAAACCTGCTTCTGCCGATCGCATGATCACTTCAATTTTAGAAATGGAAATTGATAGTGAAATTGTCGATCAGTATCAAGGAGATGGTTTGATTCTAGCTACTCCCACAGGTTCGACTGGTTACACCGTTTCTGCCAATGGTCCAATTATGCACGATGGTATGGAAGCGATTACCATCACTCCAATTTGTCCGATGAGTCTTTCTAGTCGTCCTCTAGTTTTGCCTCCGGGTTCCGTTGTCAGCATCTGGCCTTTGGGAGATTATGAGTTAAGTACTAAGCTGTGGATGGATGGGGTTTTAGCTACTTCGATTTGGCCCGGACACCGCGTTGATGTGCGGATGGCAGATTGTCGCTCTAAGTTTATTATTCTGCGGGAAAATTATTCCTACTATCAAACGCTGCGAGAAAAATTACTGTGGACGGGGACAAGGATTCGCTACAGTAATAATAATCAGCACAATTGATAGAATTAAAAGCGATCGCATTTAGCCTACAAAAAAAATATGCGATCGCTTAATAACTACTTGTCACCAGATATTGCCTTCAAATTTGACTACACATCTGGGCAAACTGCATCTACCTCAACTTCAATCAACATCGCTGGATCAATCAAAGATTTTACTTCAATATTAAGGTAAGGTATTTATCGCTAATGTGCCAAATTAGGTTACTGTCAAATTGACACTCTCAGCGTCTTTAGACGCTGAGATTCTTGATTCAGCGAGTCCACTTAGATTAAGTTCCTTGCGTTACCTAAGCCAGAGGTGGTTCTCTCCTCAAGCGTTAACTTTCCCAGTGCCCCTCGGTAGTTGGATTTCTCCAAAATTTCTTTGAGTTGAATACTGCTTGCCTAGTCCCCATGAAAATTTTACCTATCCCTAGAAAGAAACTAGAACTATGGAATAGAACCCTATATTTTCAATTGTCAAGGTACAGTGCGTAACCGTTAGGTAGCTAGGTTTTTAGAGTGGTTAATTACCTTTTCCACTGGAAATTATTTTATCATAAAAGGATACAATAAAAAAATGACTGCGGTTAAAACAGCGCGAGTCGCTTATATCTCAGCCCTAAAGGTACTGAGGTTTACGCATACGGTGTATTCTTGTAAGGTTGGTGATGTTTTATAACAAATGGCTCTTTGTGACTACGCGAGCAAGCCTCATCTATTTAATTCACCTACCTGGGTGATTTTTTTTTAACAACTTCTTGGGATTGCTTATGCATCAGTTCAAACTTGCTCCCAGTTGGTTGCGATTTTTAATTGTTGTCTTGTTAGTGATAGGTATATTTTTTCGTTTTGTTAACCTAGAGCGTAAAGTTTACTGGCATGATGAAACTTATACCTCATTGCGGATTTCTGGTTACACAGTAAAAGAAGTTAAGCAGCAGATTTTTAATAATCGTGTAATTACTGGGACATATTTTGATAAATATCAACGTCCCAACCCGGAAAAAAACTTAAGTGACACAATTAAATCTTTAGCAATAGAAGATCCACAGCATCCACCACTTTATTACATAATAGCTAGATTTTGGGTGCAACTTTTTGGCAATTCGGTAACAGCAATTAGAAGTTTGTCTGCTTTTATCAGCTTGCTGGTGTTTCCCTGCATCTACTGGTTATGCAAAGAATTATTTAGAGTGCCATTGTCAGTTCCTTTTATAGCGATCGCTCTTATGGCAATCTCCCCGATTCATCTCGTCTATGCTCAAGAAGCACGAGAATATATGCTTTGGACAGTAACTATATTACTATCTAGCGCGTCACTGCTGCGAACAATTCGACTAGAATCAAAAAATAAAGAGTTAGTCAAAAAACACCAAGCGTCAGATTCTATTTTTGCATGGGGAATTTATGCAGCTACTTTAGCACTAAGTTTATATACCTTTTTATTAAGTGGATTTGTTGCAGTTGCTCATGGTATTTATGTACTAGCAACTGCTAAATTTAAGTTTAATAAAACAGTAAAAGATTATCTTTTTGCTTCGCTAGCAGGCTTTTTAGCCTTTATTCCTTGGATGTTGGTTGTGTTGTTCAACTTTTCTCAATTGGACTTGGTAACATCTTGGACAAAGACGCAAATTAATTTTATAAATTTAATTGAATCTTGGTTGATTCAGTTAAGTCATATTTTCTTTGATTTTAACTTTGGGTTTGAAAATCCTATCAGCTATTTAATTACACCAGTTATTTTAATATTCGTTGGTTATGCAATTTATTTTCTTTATCGGACAAGTAACGAAAAAAGCTGGTTGTTTATTGTATTGTTGATTGCCGTCCCAGCGTTACCTTTAATCTTACCAGATTTACTGTTTGGGGGAATACGCTCATTAAGCGATCGCTATTTATTGCCTTCTTATTTGGGTATTCAAATTGCTGTTGCTTATCTGTTAGGAACTCAGATATATAGCGGAAATTTAGCCCGTAGGCAAATCTGGCAAATAATTACAGTGCTAGTAATTACCTGTGGAATGATTTCTTGT
Proteins encoded in this window:
- the nuoK gene encoding NADH-quinone oxidoreductase subunit NuoK; protein product: MQLQYFLLLAAALFCIGIFGLITSRNAVRVLMSIELMLNAVNLNLMAFSNFLDSTLIKGQVFTVFVITVAAAEAAVGLAIVLAIYRNRDTVDMEQFNLLKW
- the nuoH gene encoding NADH-quinone oxidoreductase subunit NuoH encodes the protein MNPGIDLQGTFIKSLMDLGLPSGTAKAIWMPLPMILMLIGATVGVLVCVWLERKISAAAQQRIGPEYIGPLGLLAPVADGLKLVFKEDVVPSQADPWLFTLGPIIVVLPVFLSYLIVPFGQNILISNIGTGVFLWIALSSIQPIGLLMAGYASNNKYSLLGGLRAAAQSISYEIPLALSVLAIVMMSNSLSTVDIVNQQSGYGILGWNIWRQPVGFIIFWISALAECERLPFDLPEAEEELVAGYQTEYSGMKFALFYLSSYVNLVLSALLVSVLYLGGWDFPISLNLIASWVGVSETNPVLQIIDASLGITMTLLKAYFLVFLAILLRWTVPRVRIDQLLDLGWKFLLPIGLVNLLLTAALKLVFPVAFGG
- a CDS encoding glycosyltransferase family 39 protein, which encodes MHQFKLAPSWLRFLIVVLLVIGIFFRFVNLERKVYWHDETYTSLRISGYTVKEVKQQIFNNRVITGTYFDKYQRPNPEKNLSDTIKSLAIEDPQHPPLYYIIARFWVQLFGNSVTAIRSLSAFISLLVFPCIYWLCKELFRVPLSVPFIAIALMAISPIHLVYAQEAREYMLWTVTILLSSASLLRTIRLESKNKELVKKHQASDSIFAWGIYAATLALSLYTFLLSGFVAVAHGIYVLATAKFKFNKTVKDYLFASLAGFLAFIPWMLVVLFNFSQLDLVTSWTKTQINFINLIESWLIQLSHIFFDFNFGFENPISYLITPVILIFVGYAIYFLYRTSNEKSWLFIVLLIAVPALPLILPDLLFGGIRSLSDRYLLPSYLGIQIAVAYLLGTQIYSGNLARRQIWQIITVLVITCGMISCGVNSQAETWWSKLISYGNPQVATIINQAYRPLLISDSFGINYGNVFSLSYLLEPKVRFQLVKEQKTPKISNQFTDIFFLNPANDFRQKIEKSYKSKLNLVYKDNYYSLWKLAKSRILPRRNISLTN
- the ndhI gene encoding NAD(P)H-quinone oxidoreductase subunit I; the protein is MLKFLKQVGDYAKETVQAARYIGQGLSVTFDHMQRRPVTVQYPYEKLVLGERFRGRIHFEFDKCIACEVCVRVCPINLPVVDWEYDKASKKKKLNHYSIDFGVCIFCGNCVEYCPTNCLSMTEEYELSTYDRHELNFDNVALGRLPYKVTNDPMVTPLRELVYLPKGVMEPHGLPADAKSAGARPEDLVEQEKS
- a CDS encoding NAD(+) kinase, translating into MQLKQVIIAYKARDPQSKRWAEICAKQLEDRQCHVLMGPSGPKDNPYPVFLASVGQPIDLAVVLGGDGTVLTGARHLAPAGIPILAVNVGGHLGFLTESVEEFQDTEKVWDRLLEDRYAIQRRMMLQAAVYEGHGTNIEPVTERYLALNDMSIKPASADRMITSILEMEIDSEIVDQYQGDGLILATPTGSTGYTVSANGPIMHDGMEAITITPICPMSLSSRPLVLPPGSVVSIWPLGDYELSTKLWMDGVLATSIWPGHRVDVRMADCRSKFIILRENYSYYQTLREKLLWTGTRIRYSNNNQHN
- a CDS encoding NADH-quinone oxidoreductase subunit J; this encodes MNLAEGVQIVSFGILAVMMVGSALGVVLFSSIVYSAFMLAGVFISIAGLYLLLNGDFVASAQLLVYVGAVNVLILFAIMLVNKREDFVAFPNAWIRKALTGVVSLGLFALLSTMVLATPWSHSTPVVGGESSIVLIGEHFFSDFLLPFELASILLLMAMVGAIILARREYLPEPISSGLPQTILTLPERPRELVSAGTSTDLDGTDTYRGGSRRE